In Mangifera indica cultivar Alphonso chromosome 1, CATAS_Mindica_2.1, whole genome shotgun sequence, a single genomic region encodes these proteins:
- the LOC123211951 gene encoding U-box domain-containing protein 27-like isoform X1 yields the protein MREKMVRDDLYTTVPSFFRCPISLDVMKSPVSLCTGVTYDRDSIQRWLDSGSNTCPATMQVLQSKEFVPNRTLQRLIHVWSDSVQQHRVRSTELENLVICQDQVKDIVNVTDIKNEDFAENFSKIISFAGESDENKKFLAEMDGFVVLLVEILIIVKDKNILEQVVRVLALILNKIDDQEHLMNLMLKKHQDSLTSLFHALKQEQNVDLKIDSLKILEFIAVDAESKLLIAEREGLLSELKHILTSNGADQPLIGACLSCLVSISVPKRVKSKLITNYKLIPELKKLITDGNVTVSTTEKVLKLIETFCYSKQGRAEICNDSNLMQAIVQKMLKVSSVATEHAVTIVWSVCYLFRDQRAQEAVTAGSGLTKILMVMQSNCSPGVRQMSGDLLKIFRMYYKTGKMIVGRTSYWIKRVVG from the exons atgagagaaaaaatggTTAGGGATGATTTGTACACTACGGTTCCTAGTTTCTTCAGGTGTCCGATTTCACTTGACGTCATGAAATCTCCTGTCAGTCTCTGTACGGGCGTAACCTACGATCGAGATAGCATCCAGCGGTGGTTAGACAGCGGCAGCAACACGTGTCCGGCGACGATGCAGGTCCTTCAAAGCAAGGAGTTTGTTCCGAACCGTACGTTACAACGTCTCATCCACGTCTGGTCTGACTCCGTGCAGCAGCACCGAGTCCGCTCAACCGAGTTGGAGAATTTAGTCATCTGTCAAGATCAAGTTAAGGACATCGTCAATGTGACggatataaaaaatgaagatttcGCAGAAAATTTCTCCAAGATAATCTCCTTCGCGGGAGAATCTGACGAGAACAAGAAGTTTCTCGCGGAGATGGACGGCTTCGTCGTCTTGCTGGTTGAGATTTTGATTATAGTTAAAGATAAGAACATTTTGGAGCAAGTAGTTAGGGTTTTGGCGttgattttgaacaaaattGACGATCAAGAACATTTGATGAACTTAATGTTGAAGAAACATCAAGATAGCTTGACTTCGCTCTTTCACGCTTTGAAACAAGAACAAAACgtagatttaaaaattgattcgCTCAAAATCCTCGAATTCATTGCCGTAGACGCCGAATCGAAGCTTTTAATCGCCGAAAGAGAAGGATTATTATCGGAACTCAAACACATATTAACTTCAAACGGTGCAGATCAACCACTAATTGGCGCCTGTTTATCTTGTTTAGTTTCAATTTCAGTACCCAAACGCGTGAAGTCAAAGTTAATAACAAACTACAAACTCATACCAGAGCTGAAGAAACTCATAACGGACGGAAACGTTACTGTTTCGACGACGGAGAAGGTTTTGAAATTAATAGAAACTTTTTGTTACAGCAAGCAAGGGAGAGCGGAGATATGTAACGATTCTAATCTGATGCAAGCGATTGTTCAGAAAATGCTGAAAGTATCGAGTGTAGCAACGGAGCACGCGGTGACGATAGTGTGGAGTGTGTGCTATTTGTTTAGAGATCAGCGGGCGCAGGAAGCGGTGACGGCGGGGAGCGGTTTGACGAAGATTTTGATGGTGATGCAGAGTAATTGCTCGCCGGGAGTGAGGCAAATGAGCGGGGATTTGTTGAAGATATTTCGGATGTATTATAAG actgggaagatgatcgtggGGAGGACTAGTTATTGGATAAAGCGTGTGGTAGGTTAA
- the LOC123211951 gene encoding U-box domain-containing protein 27-like isoform X2: MREKMVRDDLYTTVPSFFRCPISLDVMKSPVSLCTGVTYDRDSIQRWLDSGSNTCPATMQVLQSKEFVPNRTLQRLIHVWSDSVQQHRVRSTELENLVICQDQVKDIVNVTDIKNEDFAENFSKIISFAGESDENKKFLAEMDGFVVLLVEILIIVKDKNILEQVVRVLALILNKIDDQEHLMNLMLKKHQDSLTSLFHALKQEQNVDLKIDSLKILEFIAVDAESKLLIAEREGLLSELKHILTSNGADQPLIGACLSCLVSISVPKRVKSKLITNYKLIPELKKLITDGNVTVSTTEKVLKLIETFCYSKQGRAEICNDSNLMQAIVQKMLKVSSVATEHAVTIVWSVCYLFRDQRAQEAVTAGSGLTKILMVMQSNCSPGVRQMSGDLLKIFRMYYKNPEK, from the exons atgagagaaaaaatggTTAGGGATGATTTGTACACTACGGTTCCTAGTTTCTTCAGGTGTCCGATTTCACTTGACGTCATGAAATCTCCTGTCAGTCTCTGTACGGGCGTAACCTACGATCGAGATAGCATCCAGCGGTGGTTAGACAGCGGCAGCAACACGTGTCCGGCGACGATGCAGGTCCTTCAAAGCAAGGAGTTTGTTCCGAACCGTACGTTACAACGTCTCATCCACGTCTGGTCTGACTCCGTGCAGCAGCACCGAGTCCGCTCAACCGAGTTGGAGAATTTAGTCATCTGTCAAGATCAAGTTAAGGACATCGTCAATGTGACggatataaaaaatgaagatttcGCAGAAAATTTCTCCAAGATAATCTCCTTCGCGGGAGAATCTGACGAGAACAAGAAGTTTCTCGCGGAGATGGACGGCTTCGTCGTCTTGCTGGTTGAGATTTTGATTATAGTTAAAGATAAGAACATTTTGGAGCAAGTAGTTAGGGTTTTGGCGttgattttgaacaaaattGACGATCAAGAACATTTGATGAACTTAATGTTGAAGAAACATCAAGATAGCTTGACTTCGCTCTTTCACGCTTTGAAACAAGAACAAAACgtagatttaaaaattgattcgCTCAAAATCCTCGAATTCATTGCCGTAGACGCCGAATCGAAGCTTTTAATCGCCGAAAGAGAAGGATTATTATCGGAACTCAAACACATATTAACTTCAAACGGTGCAGATCAACCACTAATTGGCGCCTGTTTATCTTGTTTAGTTTCAATTTCAGTACCCAAACGCGTGAAGTCAAAGTTAATAACAAACTACAAACTCATACCAGAGCTGAAGAAACTCATAACGGACGGAAACGTTACTGTTTCGACGACGGAGAAGGTTTTGAAATTAATAGAAACTTTTTGTTACAGCAAGCAAGGGAGAGCGGAGATATGTAACGATTCTAATCTGATGCAAGCGATTGTTCAGAAAATGCTGAAAGTATCGAGTGTAGCAACGGAGCACGCGGTGACGATAGTGTGGAGTGTGTGCTATTTGTTTAGAGATCAGCGGGCGCAGGAAGCGGTGACGGCGGGGAGCGGTTTGACGAAGATTTTGATGGTGATGCAGAGTAATTGCTCGCCGGGAGTGAGGCAAATGAGCGGGGATTTGTTGAAGATATTTCGGATGTATTATAAG AACCCGGAAAAATGA